TGGGTTTGGTGGAGGAGTTTGAAATCGGGAAAGATGAAGATTTTGTGTTCCCGAGTTGACTATGGTGAACTGTCGGTGAGTACACTGGCTTTGCAGGGTTCTCCGGAGTAATTTCGACGGTGTCTTTTCTCCGGCGATAGCTCCGAGAGAGGTTGATTCGGTGGCGGTTTCGGTGAGACGCGTGTAACCTCGTTAGGTCGAGGACTGTACACGTGTCTTTTCTTGACTATTACCGACACGTGTGGTCGGTTTAGGTTAATGGATTTTGTAGTCGTTTTTGTTTTAGGTTCCGTTGTTGGATCTCGGATTTGTAGCCCTTGTATTATATATGTTGGGCTTCGGCCTTGTtcgttttataataaattagacggaaaaaaaaattcatacatAGCACTAGCGATGATGGTAGGATGAGCCATTATATTTTGACCAAATATTGATTTTTGGAAACACAAGAAGTTTCTACACACCTACCTACGTAtgtatatgattataaaaatcaAGAAATATTTCTATTTGATATGAAATCATCTCACTAATGTAtgattgttatttattttaatttaatttgactaaTATATGATTGTTATTTATTGCGTGTAATCTCTGACTTTTGTCGTTCCCAACTCGACATGGATCGTCAAATCAAAAACACCACACAACAACAttggcaacaacaacaacgatgAAGAACAACAATTCATCAAGTGCCATCAAGAATCATCCATGTAAGAAGAAAACCACTCTCttacttctcttctctctcctcaccacctctctccttctccttcgTCTCTCCCAAAACAAAATCATcctcatcaccaccaccactactACCTCCGACTCCGATCACCACCACCGTCACGATTCATGCCTCGGCCGCTATATATACATCCATAACCTACCTTCTCGATTCAACACCGACATCCTCCAAGACTGCGAGTCGATTTCAAGACCAAAGGACAAGATCAGCATGTGTAAGTACCTCGACAACTCTGGATTCGGACCAAGGATCGGTGATGCTGTCTCTATCGCTTCGAGCTGGTACGCGACTAATCAGTTCATGCTCGAAGTGATATTCCACGAGAAGATGAAGAGATACGAGTGCTTGACGAGAAACTCTTCGTTGGCTTCTGCTTTTTATATACCTTACTACGCTGGTCTCGATTTCCGGCGGAGACTGCGGCGGCGTAACGTCGCTGAAAGAGACGCCGCCGGGAAGGAAATGTTCAAATGGCTCAAAAAGCAACCTCAGTGGAAAGGTACGTATGcgtgtttttaattattcttGATAAGTTTCTTTTTGACCCTCAtgctttttattatttacaattattGCCTTTTTACTTATGATTTAGTCAATTTATCAACCTAGCTATTTAAAAAGTGATAGCTACTTACCaacaatttttctttcttttcctcacCACCGAcgacttatcttttttttttttttttttttttaatagaaaattcaaaacccTTTGAAGTACTCTTTCTTTCGATGTCagaaaaaacataaactataaATGAAACTACACAAGAAAATCCAGAAATAATTGACTTTATACAGAAtttaaggaattttttttttttaaatcactaCTTTATATGATGATAATTTATGGGAAtttttatttgatcattttacGATTGACAATTGAAAGATTTGACggattttatgtattttgtaaaGACTTCAAAGGAAATTTTAATCTATTAAATGGTCAAATTTGTTCggttgataaaataattaaatagtaTTTCAATGCTGTAGCCTGTAGGGTTAGTAAGATTATGGACTTTTAACGTTATACTCAATGTTGTCGgccaattatttttttttaacataactaaaaatttgtttctttgttttccaGGTCTGTCAGGTAAAGACCATTTTCTCGTAATCGGTCGGATATCACGAGACTTCCGGCGAAACCCCGACAACAACTCCCTATGGGGAACCAACTTAATGCTGTTACCAGAGTCACAAAACCTCACTTTCCTCACCATTGAACGAAGTCCAACGAGCCACAACGAGTTTGCTATTCCTTAT
This genomic stretch from Raphanus sativus cultivar WK10039 chromosome 3, ASM80110v3, whole genome shotgun sequence harbors:
- the LOC108844256 gene encoding probable xyloglucan galactosyltransferase GT15; protein product: MKNNNSSSAIKNHPCKKKTTLLLLFSLLTTSLLLLRLSQNKIILITTTTTTSDSDHHHRHDSCLGRYIYIHNLPSRFNTDILQDCESISRPKDKISMCKYLDNSGFGPRIGDAVSIASSWYATNQFMLEVIFHEKMKRYECLTRNSSLASAFYIPYYAGLDFRRRLRRRNVAERDAAGKEMFKWLKKQPQWKGLSGKDHFLVIGRISRDFRRNPDNNSLWGTNLMLLPESQNLTFLTIERSPTSHNEFAIPYPTYFHPTSTVEIRQWQDKIKLTNRTILFSFAGAQRPSRSQNGLVRSQVIQQCKSSSETCTFLDCDVKTNGCDDPMSLMKLFESSVFCLQPPGDSLTRRSVFDSILAGCIPVFFNQGSAHKQYVWHLPNNDGEYSVYIPVKELRTGGKSRVEEILRGIPNEKVVGLRENVIRLVPKIVYTKPNRYKPDEETLEDAFDVAVEGVIKRIEEKKREIQE